Proteins encoded in a region of the Chloroflexota bacterium genome:
- a CDS encoding thiolase family protein, producing the protein MKDDIVIVGGVRTPVGTHGGALRRKNAVDLGVLALQATIEQTGVDPALFDDVFIGCAAQPSEAANIARVVALMAGVPDHVPGCTVHRNCASGLEAIVSAYRAIRADEGTLYLVGGTESLSSVPYAVKGARWGLKLRHSEFTDMLWEGLTDPVSGLIMGQTAENLAERYEISREEQDQYAVLSHKKAFRAQRMEKFKDEIVPVEIVKKVAGQEVARELITQDEGINPTLSVRKAALYPTVFKKDGTVTPANACPLNDGTAAMIVTTAGRAEELGLTPRVRIVAYTFVGVDPAYMGIGPAVAVPKVLEKAGMTLDEMGVIELNEAFAAQVLACGEELERQGMPLEWEKVNPLGGAIALGHPIGATAAKLVVTIMGEMERENHRYGLVTMCVGGGQGGAMIVENLSYNDE; encoded by the coding sequence ATGAAAGATGATATCGTCATCGTTGGAGGAGTCCGAACCCCGGTCGGTACCCACGGGGGCGCCCTGCGCCGCAAGAATGCGGTAGACCTGGGCGTGCTTGCACTACAGGCCACCATTGAACAGACGGGGGTTGATCCAGCCCTGTTCGACGACGTTTTCATCGGCTGCGCGGCACAACCATCGGAGGCTGCCAACATCGCCAGAGTCGTCGCCCTTATGGCTGGTGTCCCTGACCACGTTCCCGGCTGCACAGTTCACCGTAATTGTGCCAGTGGCCTGGAGGCTATCGTCAGCGCCTACCGCGCCATCAGAGCAGACGAAGGGACGCTCTACCTGGTTGGGGGCACAGAGAGTCTCAGCAGCGTGCCCTATGCCGTCAAGGGAGCCCGCTGGGGACTCAAGCTTCGACACAGTGAATTCACCGATATGCTCTGGGAGGGGTTGACAGACCCGGTATCGGGTTTGATCATGGGCCAAACGGCCGAGAATCTGGCAGAGCGCTATGAAATCAGCCGGGAAGAACAGGATCAATACGCTGTACTCAGCCACAAAAAAGCTTTCCGTGCCCAGCGGATGGAGAAATTCAAGGACGAAATCGTCCCCGTCGAAATCGTCAAGAAGGTAGCCGGTCAGGAAGTGGCGCGTGAGTTGATCACCCAGGACGAAGGTATCAACCCGACCCTCTCGGTGCGCAAGGCAGCCCTCTACCCGACTGTGTTCAAGAAGGATGGCACGGTAACGCCGGCCAACGCCTGTCCGCTGAACGATGGCACAGCGGCAATGATCGTTACGACGGCAGGGCGCGCCGAAGAACTTGGCCTGACACCGCGGGTGCGAATCGTAGCCTACACGTTCGTGGGAGTTGATCCTGCCTATATGGGTATCGGACCTGCCGTCGCCGTGCCGAAAGTACTGGAGAAGGCCGGCATGACCCTGGACGAAATGGGCGTCATCGAGCTCAACGAAGCCTTCGCAGCGCAAGTCCTGGCCTGCGGTGAGGAGTTGGAGCGGCAGGGTATGCCCCTGGAATGGGAAAAAGTCAATCCGTTGGGTGGCGCCATCGCCCTGGGTCACCCCATCGGCGCAACGGCCGCCAAACTCGTAGTGACAATTATGGGTGAAATGGAGCGGGAGAACCACCGGTATGGCCTGGTCACCATGTGTGTTGGTGGTGGTCAAGGTGGTGCCATGATCGTGGAGAATCTCAGCTACAACGACGAGTAG